A window from Gemmatimonadota bacterium encodes these proteins:
- a CDS encoding SRPBCC domain-containing protein, which yields MSEQNATEKLVYSITINASREQVWHALFDDEPFRKWSGVFAEGSHYVGDWSEGSEIRFLVEGNDGMVSVIHENRPHEYMSIRHIGYIRNGVEDLESDEVKSWTPAFENYTLKDVDGGTHLTVETDTFNDFVEYFNETWPKALVVVKKMAEG from the coding sequence ATGTCAGAACAAAACGCCACGGAAAAACTAGTCTACTCGATAACCATCAACGCTTCGAGGGAACAGGTTTGGCACGCCCTGTTCGACGACGAACCGTTCAGGAAATGGTCGGGTGTTTTCGCCGAAGGCTCGCACTACGTGGGCGACTGGAGCGAAGGCAGCGAGATACGGTTCCTCGTTGAGGGCAATGACGGCATGGTGAGCGTAATCCATGAAAACCGCCCACATGAATACATGTCCATCCGGCACATCGGCTACATCAGAAACGGCGTGGAAGATTTGGAAAGCGACGAGGTGAAATCGTGGACGCCGGCCTTTGAAAACTACACGCTGAAGGACGTGGACGGCGGCACACACCTTACGGTCGAGACCGACACGTTTAACGATTTCGTTGAGTACTTCAACGAGACCTGGCCCAAGGCACTGGTTGTAGTCAAGAAGATGGCGGAAGGCTGA
- a CDS encoding MFS transporter, translated as MLKRTDYFLFIAAFVMDFCTGLVSFAVPLRALDLGASVVELGFIGTAGSLSFTLACTFTGKLADRFDRRRLLAIASGLTALVFGMLFFAVNYWMLLAGTALGWGLLALFWPSVQAMLAEGRNRAQMVRTLGTFNMFWTLGFMLGPAAGGYLYLVGPQVPFATGTLGMVLLTLAIVILRFRPVTATEADPAEEAQGHAREDTTRFRWIAWTANFTAFFMIGMLNNQFPKLAVELLIRPDTLGILLAIPRLLQMAIFLIARYTTWWQFRLRPLIIPQIAAVAGMVVVATQDSTVVLAFAFGTVGLLVGAAFSASQFYSFFQEERKGEKGARNEMIVGMGMVSGPLVGGLLAQLIGLRMPYVLCCMVLIAGMLVEYRWYRNRD; from the coding sequence GTGCTCAAGCGTACCGACTATTTTCTCTTCATCGCCGCGTTCGTCATGGACTTCTGTACGGGCCTGGTTTCCTTCGCCGTGCCCCTGAGGGCCCTCGACCTGGGCGCCTCCGTAGTGGAACTGGGGTTTATCGGCACCGCGGGCTCGCTCAGCTTCACCCTGGCCTGCACCTTCACGGGTAAACTCGCCGACCGGTTCGACCGGCGCCGGCTTCTAGCCATCGCCTCCGGTCTGACCGCCCTGGTGTTCGGCATGCTCTTCTTCGCGGTGAACTACTGGATGCTCCTCGCCGGAACGGCCCTGGGATGGGGCCTGCTGGCCCTCTTCTGGCCGTCCGTGCAGGCGATGCTGGCCGAGGGCCGCAACCGGGCGCAAATGGTGCGGACGCTCGGCACATTCAACATGTTCTGGACCCTGGGGTTCATGCTGGGTCCCGCGGCAGGTGGCTATCTCTACCTCGTGGGTCCCCAGGTACCCTTTGCCACCGGAACGCTCGGTATGGTGCTGCTCACGCTGGCAATCGTCATTCTGCGCTTCAGGCCCGTCACCGCGACGGAAGCGGATCCGGCAGAGGAAGCTCAGGGACACGCGCGCGAGGACACGACGCGTTTCCGCTGGATCGCCTGGACAGCCAATTTCACGGCGTTCTTCATGATCGGCATGCTCAACAACCAGTTCCCCAAGCTCGCCGTCGAACTCCTCATCCGGCCCGATACGCTTGGCATACTGCTCGCCATCCCCCGGCTCCTGCAGATGGCGATCTTCCTCATCGCGCGGTACACGACGTGGTGGCAGTTCCGGCTCAGGCCCCTAATCATTCCCCAAATCGCTGCCGTGGCCGGCATGGTCGTCGTCGCGACCCAGGATTCCACCGTGGTGCTGGCCTTCGCCTTCGGAACCGTGGGGTTGCTGGTCGGCGCCGCCTTTTCGGCCAGCCAGTTCTATTCCTTTTTCCAGGAAGAACGCAAAGGAGAAAAGGGCGCGCGCAACGAGATGATCGTGGGCATGGGCATGGTATCGGGCCCCCTGGTCGGCGGCCTGCTGGCGCAACTTATCGGACTGCGCATGCCCTACGTGCTGTGCTGCATGGTGCTGATAGCGGGTATGCTCGTCGAATACCGGTGGTACCGGAATCGGGATTAG
- a CDS encoding iron ABC transporter permease, with protein sequence MNLHAALRQPRLLVFIPLGFIILGYIVYPAALVLWESLFRDGQFGFGNYGEFFDPEHPSYMEGLFNSVMVSVGSVLLSALIGVPLALIFTHYEFPGRSVFSALATLPIVLPPLVGVLAFLFLYSESGMIPRLIQAALGLERPPFSLNGVWAVLLVHGYTMYVFFYLFTSAALRGIDPAVMEAARNLGASSWFSFRTVTLPLLTPAMVGATLLVFMTSMNSFSAPFIFAGGFRFLSLNIYTSKLNGDMAMAVTQTVVLSAFSIAFLFWMRRYEGRRQYAMSTKGTANVRREIRGRWARLLAGAAGIVMVVVLLLPHLTILLLSFVQDGTWTHQILPQVYTSDNYGRLFQDPTFWEPIRNSLNMAVLSTAADVAIGVTAACLVVKGTFRGRRMLDALVMVPWALPGTVVAINLIVAFSQGTPFSFGQVLVGSFWLLPIAYFVRHLPIVFRASAAAFRQLDDSLEEAARNLGAGWFYAFRRVTLPLIGPGVLAGTLLAFVTALGEFVASILLYVYDNRPIAMEILSHLRQFNIGSAAAYAVLLLLLVSVVLLGSNYFSRGTAQRSLS encoded by the coding sequence ATGAATCTGCACGCCGCCCTCCGGCAGCCCCGTCTCCTCGTCTTCATTCCCCTGGGATTCATCATTCTGGGGTACATCGTCTATCCCGCCGCGCTCGTCCTGTGGGAGAGCCTTTTCCGCGATGGACAGTTCGGTTTCGGCAACTACGGGGAGTTCTTCGATCCCGAACACCCGTCCTACATGGAAGGCCTCTTCAACAGCGTCATGGTCTCCGTGGGCAGCGTGCTGCTTTCGGCCCTCATCGGCGTTCCCCTGGCGCTCATCTTCACCCATTACGAGTTTCCCGGCCGGTCCGTGTTCTCCGCGCTGGCCACGCTGCCCATCGTCCTCCCGCCCCTGGTGGGTGTGCTCGCCTTCCTGTTTCTCTACAGCGAAAGCGGCATGATCCCGCGCCTCATCCAGGCGGCCCTGGGACTCGAGCGGCCGCCCTTTTCGCTGAACGGCGTGTGGGCCGTGCTGCTCGTGCACGGCTACACCATGTACGTCTTCTTCTACCTCTTCACTTCGGCGGCGCTCAGGGGCATCGATCCCGCGGTCATGGAGGCGGCCCGCAACCTGGGCGCGTCGTCCTGGTTCAGTTTCCGTACCGTCACTCTGCCTCTCCTGACGCCCGCCATGGTGGGTGCGACGCTCCTGGTCTTCATGACGTCCATGAACTCCTTCAGCGCGCCCTTCATCTTCGCGGGTGGATTCCGGTTTCTCAGCCTCAACATCTACACGTCCAAGCTGAACGGCGACATGGCCATGGCCGTCACGCAGACCGTGGTCCTCTCCGCCTTTTCCATCGCTTTTCTGTTCTGGATGCGCCGTTACGAGGGCAGGCGGCAGTACGCCATGAGCACCAAGGGCACGGCGAACGTCCGCCGCGAGATCCGGGGACGCTGGGCGCGCCTGCTCGCGGGCGCCGCCGGGATCGTCATGGTGGTCGTGCTCCTGCTGCCCCACCTGACCATCCTCCTGCTGTCCTTCGTCCAGGACGGCACGTGGACGCACCAGATCCTGCCCCAGGTCTATACATCGGACAACTACGGCCGTCTCTTCCAGGATCCCACCTTCTGGGAGCCGATCCGGAACAGCCTGAACATGGCGGTGCTCTCCACGGCGGCCGACGTGGCCATCGGCGTCACTGCGGCCTGCCTGGTGGTCAAGGGTACGTTCCGGGGACGCAGGATGCTCGACGCCCTCGTGATGGTGCCTTGGGCGCTGCCCGGCACCGTGGTGGCCATCAACCTGATCGTCGCCTTCAGCCAGGGCACGCCCTTCAGCTTCGGCCAGGTACTCGTCGGTTCCTTCTGGCTGCTGCCCATCGCCTATTTCGTCAGACACCTGCCCATCGTGTTCCGGGCGTCGGCCGCAGCCTTCAGGCAGCTGGACGACTCCTTGGAGGAGGCGGCGCGCAACCTGGGGGCGGGGTGGTTCTACGCCTTCCGACGCGTCACCCTGCCCCTCATCGGTCCGGGCGTGCTCGCCGGCACGTTGCTGGCCTTCGTCACCGCCCTGGGCGAATTCGTGGCCTCCATCCTGCTGTACGTTTACGACAACCGGCCCATCGCCATGGAGATCCTGTCCCACCTGCGCCAGTTCAACATCGGCAGCGCCGCGGCCTATGCCGTCCTGCTCCTGCTCCTCGTTTCCGTCGTGCTGCTGGGTTCCAACTACTTCTCCCGCGGCACGGCGCAGCGAAGCCTTTCGTAG
- a CDS encoding ABC transporter ATP-binding protein, whose amino-acid sequence MAQVTLNRLTKHFDDTPVVKGISLTVADGEFFSLLGPSGCGKTTILRMIAGFTFPTSGTVLFDGQDVTHVPANRRNTGMVFQNYALFPHMTVFENVAFGLRTRKVTGPEMTDRVARALDLVGLAGLEQRPVPQLSGGQQQRVALARAVVIEPDLLLLDEPLSNLDAKLREETRDQIRELQTKLGITAIYVTHDQEEALAVSDRIAVMEEGECRQLDRPDAIYRRPANRFVAAFMGNMNLWEGVLATDGGRTIFRHASGLTVALPSPPSPPSPPPQAGDAEPADDPEPVDDPEQADDAEPTDDDAAPTDDDAAPTGGSVHLALHPQAVRLTEDDSEDTVEGVVTTRRFKGATVEFTVDAGGVSIQVVENAEGPLAARQPGEAVRVRIPGDQAIILRD is encoded by the coding sequence ATGGCCCAGGTCACCCTCAATCGCCTCACCAAGCATTTCGATGACACCCCGGTCGTGAAGGGCATCAGCCTTACAGTGGCCGACGGCGAGTTCTTCAGTCTCCTCGGTCCGAGCGGATGCGGCAAGACGACCATCCTCCGCATGATCGCCGGGTTCACCTTCCCCACCTCCGGCACCGTGCTCTTCGACGGCCAGGACGTCACCCACGTGCCCGCCAACCGGCGGAACACCGGGATGGTGTTTCAGAACTACGCCCTCTTCCCCCACATGACCGTCTTCGAGAACGTGGCCTTCGGCCTGCGCACGCGCAAGGTGACCGGACCGGAGATGACGGATCGCGTCGCGCGGGCCCTCGACCTGGTGGGGCTGGCCGGCCTGGAGCAGCGTCCCGTGCCCCAGTTGTCCGGCGGACAGCAGCAGCGGGTGGCCCTCGCCCGGGCCGTGGTCATCGAACCCGACCTGTTGCTGCTCGATGAACCGCTGTCCAACCTGGACGCCAAGCTGCGGGAGGAAACCCGGGACCAGATCCGGGAACTGCAGACCAAGCTCGGCATTACTGCCATCTACGTCACCCACGACCAGGAGGAGGCGCTGGCCGTTTCCGACCGGATCGCGGTGATGGAGGAGGGCGAGTGCCGGCAGCTGGACCGGCCCGACGCGATCTACCGCAGGCCGGCCAACCGGTTCGTGGCCGCCTTCATGGGCAACATGAACCTCTGGGAAGGCGTGCTGGCGACGGACGGGGGAAGGACGATTTTCCGGCACGCGAGCGGACTGACCGTCGCCTTGCCCTCGCCACCCTCGCCACCCTCGCCACCCCCCCAGGCCGGTGACGCCGAGCCGGCCGATGACCCCGAACCAGTTGATGATCCCGAACAGGCCGACGACGCCGAGCCGACTGATGACGACGCCGCGCCGACTGATGACGACGCCGCGCCGACGGGCGGGTCCGTTCACCTGGCCCTGCATCCCCAGGCCGTACGGTTGACCGAAGACGACTCGGAAGACACCGTGGAAGGCGTCGTGACCACCCGGCGTTTCAAGGGTGCCACGGTCGAGTTCACCGTCGATGCCGGGGGCGTCTCCATCCAGGTTGTCGAAAACGCGGAAGGTCCGCTGGCCGCGCGTCAACCCGGCGAGGCGGTGCGCGTCCGCATCCCCGGCGACCAGGCGATCATCCTGAGGGATTGA
- a CDS encoding extracellular solute-binding protein, giving the protein MARLHLFAVALCTAILAWGCSGGDPDKRVVTVYSPHGKPILPEFEKLFEAAHPDVDVRWLDMGSQDVLDRVRSERANPQGDVWWGAPATNFIQAADEGLLSPYRPTWADALLPEFRDEGDRWYGTAQLIPVIAFNNLELTKETAPGDWDELLDPRWRDLIVIRYPLASGTMRTVYSGMIWRTYRDTRIPDAGYEWLTRLDANTKDYAADPNMMFQKLARKEGLVSIWLMSDIMLQVDRYGYPFDFVVPRSGAPVLTDGIALIANGKNPDDARLFYEFVTNVDHTVLQATEYYRIPTRGDIPKDRLPAWMADLSVAPFDIDWKVFSEQSRTWMKYWDDNIKDRG; this is encoded by the coding sequence ATGGCTCGATTACACCTATTTGCAGTCGCTCTCTGTACGGCCATCCTGGCCTGGGGCTGCTCCGGCGGCGATCCGGACAAGCGCGTCGTGACGGTCTATTCGCCCCACGGCAAGCCGATCCTGCCCGAGTTCGAAAAGCTCTTCGAGGCCGCTCATCCCGACGTCGACGTCCGCTGGCTCGACATGGGCTCGCAGGACGTACTCGACCGGGTTCGCTCCGAACGGGCCAATCCCCAGGGCGACGTCTGGTGGGGCGCGCCGGCGACCAACTTCATCCAGGCCGCCGACGAGGGCCTGCTGAGTCCCTACCGGCCGACCTGGGCAGACGCTCTGCTTCCCGAGTTCAGGGACGAAGGCGACCGGTGGTACGGCACGGCGCAGTTGATTCCGGTCATCGCCTTCAACAATCTCGAATTGACGAAGGAGACGGCGCCCGGAGACTGGGACGAACTCCTCGACCCCCGGTGGCGGGACCTGATCGTGATCCGGTACCCGCTCGCGTCCGGTACGATGCGGACGGTCTACTCGGGGATGATCTGGCGCACGTACCGGGATACCCGGATCCCCGACGCGGGGTACGAGTGGCTCACGCGGCTCGATGCCAACACGAAGGACTACGCCGCCGATCCGAACATGATGTTCCAGAAGCTCGCCCGGAAGGAAGGGCTGGTGTCCATCTGGCTGATGAGCGACATCATGCTGCAGGTGGACCGGTACGGCTATCCCTTCGATTTCGTGGTGCCGAGGAGCGGCGCGCCCGTGCTGACCGACGGTATCGCGCTGATCGCCAACGGCAAGAACCCCGACGACGCCAGGCTGTTCTACGAATTCGTCACCAATGTGGACCACACCGTCCTGCAGGCCACGGAGTACTACCGGATCCCGACCCGAGGCGATATCCCGAAGGACCGCCTGCCCGCGTGGATGGCTGATCTTTCCGTAGCCCCCTTCGACATCGACTGGAAGGTCTTCTCCGAACAGTCCAGAACCTGGATGAAGTACTGGGACGACAACATCAAGGACCGGGGTTAG